In a single window of the Litorilituus sediminis genome:
- the astE gene encoding succinylglutamate desuccinylase produces MTTNTSLIDAASVEFTEAFNAFKETGDFLALTQPFEQGLTNQENADLMFSLEQATAKLLDTGVLVIEPNELAQPLKNIVISSGIHGNETAPIEIVNQMLKDIVQGQRKVAHRTLFIIGNPVSMNISKRFSVENLNRLFCGKYKDIAPCYEKERAEKLESYVRNFFNHVGSNFAPNAATTYHYDLHTAIRPSKHEKFAIYPYQGDKPWDKEQLAFMRACGVNTILFGHAPSGTFSYYSSANFSAHAFTVELGKVRGFGENDMSKFADAYNTLSAFVSNEDLKLKAFDNADFNLFKVLGDITKYTDNFKLNVADDVSNFTDYPAGTLLAEDEQNYQTSHEGESIVFPNANVGINQRAALMVIPCQL; encoded by the coding sequence ATGACTACCAATACCTCATTAATTGATGCTGCTTCGGTAGAATTTACAGAAGCTTTTAATGCCTTTAAAGAAACCGGTGACTTTCTTGCGCTAACCCAGCCGTTCGAGCAAGGCTTAACCAACCAAGAGAATGCTGATTTAATGTTTTCTCTTGAGCAAGCAACCGCCAAGTTACTTGATACTGGGGTGTTAGTTATCGAGCCAAATGAGCTAGCTCAGCCATTAAAAAATATTGTTATTTCATCTGGCATTCACGGTAATGAAACCGCGCCAATTGAAATTGTTAACCAAATGCTTAAAGACATAGTACAAGGGCAGCGTAAAGTTGCTCACCGTACTTTATTCATTATTGGTAACCCCGTTTCAATGAATATAAGCAAACGTTTTTCTGTGGAAAACTTAAATCGCTTATTTTGCGGTAAATACAAAGATATTGCGCCTTGTTATGAAAAAGAGCGAGCAGAAAAATTAGAAAGCTACGTCAGGAATTTCTTTAACCATGTTGGTAGTAACTTTGCGCCAAATGCAGCAACAACCTATCACTATGATCTACATACCGCCATTAGGCCGTCAAAACATGAGAAGTTCGCTATTTATCCATATCAAGGTGACAAGCCTTGGGACAAAGAGCAACTTGCCTTTATGCGTGCCTGTGGCGTAAATACTATTTTATTTGGTCATGCACCCAGCGGCACCTTTTCTTACTACAGCAGCGCTAACTTCTCAGCGCATGCCTTTACGGTAGAGCTAGGTAAGGTAAGAGGCTTTGGTGAAAATGACATGTCTAAATTTGCCGATGCTTACAATACGCTTTCAGCCTTTGTTAGCAATGAAGATCTCAAACTAAAAGCATTTGATAATGCAGATTTTAACCTGTTTAAAGTCTTGGGCGATATCACTAAATACACTGACAACTTTAAGCTAAACGTTGCCGATGATGTCAGTAATTTTACTGACTATCCAGCAGGTACCTTATTAGCTGAAGATGAGCAAAATTACCAAACAAGCCATGAAGGTGAAAGCATTGTATTTCCTAATGCTAACGTTGGTATCAACCAGCGTGCGGCGTTAATGGTAATACCTTGCCAGCTATAA
- the astD gene encoding succinylglutamate-semialdehyde dehydrogenase, whose amino-acid sequence MSEQTQFIQGTWLKGEGPLFTSTNPADNQVLWQGNAASAAQVDSAIASARQAFYQWADLSFDARLAIVEKFAEVLAEHKEELAVAIAKETGRLLWETRTEIGAMIGKVGISVRAYKERTGTVENPMPGAKAYIRHKPHGVVAVFGPYNFPAHLPNSHITPALLAGNTVVFKPSELTPLVAEITMKLWQKAGLPEGVINLVQGEVETGKALASHKGIDGLFFTGSSATGHLLHQQFAGQPGKILALEMGGNNPLIVKDVDDVDAAVHDIIQSAFVTTGQRCTCARRLFLENNAKGDAILARLVEVTKQIKSGAYDDEDAFVSSLISEKAALGMIAAQQELIDLGGTVLVEMQHTPNTGFVTPAIVEVTNVANIPDEEHFGPLLKVYRYSDFDQAIEQANDTSFGLSAGLLSDSEDLWNKFLTRIRAGIVNRNRPTTGANSAAPFGGIGASGNHRAGAYYAADYCAFPISSVEVEKVALPESLSPGLSF is encoded by the coding sequence ATGTCAGAGCAAACACAATTTATTCAAGGTACTTGGCTAAAAGGCGAAGGACCATTATTTACTTCAACTAACCCTGCTGATAACCAAGTACTTTGGCAAGGCAATGCTGCATCTGCTGCGCAAGTAGATAGCGCGATCGCTTCAGCTCGCCAAGCATTTTATCAATGGGCAGATTTATCATTTGATGCCCGTTTAGCCATTGTTGAGAAATTTGCTGAAGTATTAGCAGAGCATAAAGAAGAACTCGCTGTTGCCATCGCCAAAGAAACCGGTCGTTTACTTTGGGAAACTCGCACAGAAATTGGCGCTATGATCGGCAAAGTTGGTATTTCAGTACGCGCATATAAAGAACGTACTGGTACAGTTGAAAACCCTATGCCTGGTGCTAAAGCCTATATTCGTCATAAGCCACACGGCGTTGTTGCTGTGTTTGGTCCATACAACTTCCCTGCACATTTACCCAATAGCCATATCACGCCAGCGCTATTAGCAGGTAATACCGTGGTATTTAAACCAAGTGAACTTACGCCGTTAGTTGCTGAAATCACTATGAAGCTTTGGCAAAAAGCAGGCTTACCAGAAGGTGTTATCAACCTAGTGCAAGGTGAAGTTGAAACGGGTAAAGCGCTAGCAAGTCATAAAGGTATTGATGGTTTATTCTTTACTGGCAGCTCGGCAACGGGTCACTTATTGCATCAGCAATTTGCTGGTCAGCCGGGTAAAATACTTGCCTTAGAAATGGGTGGTAATAACCCGTTGATTGTTAAAGATGTTGACGATGTCGATGCTGCTGTTCACGATATTATTCAATCAGCCTTTGTTACGACAGGCCAGCGTTGTACTTGTGCTAGACGACTATTTTTAGAAAACAATGCCAAAGGCGATGCCATTTTAGCGCGTTTAGTTGAAGTAACTAAACAAATTAAAAGCGGTGCTTATGATGATGAAGATGCTTTTGTTAGCTCACTTATCTCAGAAAAAGCGGCATTGGGCATGATAGCAGCACAACAAGAGCTGATTGATTTAGGTGGTACTGTGTTAGTAGAAATGCAGCACACACCAAATACTGGTTTTGTTACGCCAGCCATTGTTGAAGTCACTAATGTTGCTAACATTCCTGATGAAGAGCACTTTGGTCCGTTATTAAAAGTGTATCGTTACAGCGACTTTGACCAAGCAATCGAACAAGCAAACGATACCAGTTTTGGTTTATCTGCGGGTTTATTAAGTGATAGTGAAGACTTGTGGAACAAGTTCTTAACTCGCATTCGTGCAGGTATTGTTAACCGTAACCGTCCAACCACTGGCGCAAACAGTGCAGCACCATTTGGCGGTATTGGCGCAAGTGGTAACCACAGAGCTGGTGCCTACTATGCAGCTGATTACTGTGCATTCCCTATTTCATCTGTTGAAGTTGAAAAAGTTGCATTACCTGAATCACTAAGCCCGGGATTATCATTCTAA
- the astA gene encoding arginine N-succinyltransferase: MIIVRPIQQSDYDALYRIAVESGHGFTSLPVNEELLRNRIAHTEESFAKDVTSPGNEGYLFVMEDTETGEVVGTSGIEAAVGLDDAFYHYHLGKVVHNSRELNIYNTVETLSLCNDYTGATEICTLFLSESHRKNNNGRFLSRFRFLFISEHQERFANTVIAEMRGVSDENGRSPFWEWLEEHFFSMDFPTADYLTGIGKKVFIAELMPKYPIYVNLLSKEAQAVINQVHPHTVPAVRLLEAEGFSRRGYVDIFDGGPTVEANVHNIKTVNHSKRCQVIIGEVQSSENYIICNTQVSNFRATQAPVSLRATAEQVVISQDVANALMVQEGDWVRLVAN; the protein is encoded by the coding sequence ATGATTATCGTACGTCCTATCCAACAAAGCGATTATGACGCTTTATATCGTATTGCTGTAGAGTCAGGTCATGGCTTTACATCACTACCGGTAAATGAAGAACTACTACGCAACCGTATTGCCCACACAGAAGAATCCTTTGCAAAAGATGTAACCTCCCCAGGTAATGAAGGCTACTTATTTGTTATGGAAGATACCGAAACAGGCGAAGTAGTTGGCACAAGTGGCATTGAAGCCGCTGTTGGTCTAGACGATGCATTTTATCATTACCACTTAGGCAAAGTTGTTCATAACTCACGCGAGTTAAACATTTACAATACGGTAGAAACCCTGTCACTTTGTAATGACTACACTGGTGCGACTGAAATTTGCACGCTATTTTTAAGTGAAAGTCACCGCAAGAACAACAATGGTCGTTTTCTTTCTCGTTTTCGCTTTTTATTTATTAGCGAACATCAAGAGCGCTTTGCTAATACCGTTATTGCCGAAATGCGTGGTGTTTCCGATGAAAATGGCCGTTCACCATTTTGGGAGTGGTTAGAAGAGCACTTCTTCTCTATGGATTTCCCAACCGCTGATTATTTAACTGGCATAGGTAAAAAAGTCTTTATCGCAGAATTAATGCCTAAATACCCAATTTACGTTAATTTACTCAGCAAAGAAGCACAAGCTGTGATAAACCAAGTGCATCCACACACTGTACCAGCAGTGCGTTTACTCGAAGCAGAAGGCTTCTCTCGCAGAGGTTATGTCGACATTTTTGACGGTGGTCCAACCGTTGAAGCTAACGTGCATAACATTAAAACGGTTAATCATAGTAAACGCTGCCAAGTCATTATTGGCGAAGTACAGTCATCAGAAAATTACATTATCTGTAATACTCAAGTAAGTAACTTTAGAGCAACACAAGCGCCAGTATCACTACGCGCAACGGCTGAGCAAGTGGTTATCAGTCAAGATGTTGCTAATGCCTTAATGGTTCAAGAAGGCGACTGGGTTCGTCTAGTAGCGAACTAG
- a CDS encoding aspartate aminotransferase family protein, giving the protein MSEHFPVGRELFDDVMVPNYAPSAVIPVRGQGSRVWDQQDREFIDFAGGIAVNCLGHCHPALVSALKEQGEKIWHLSNVMTNEPALRLAKKLVDNTFADKVYFSNSGAESNEAALKLARRWALDVHGEEKSQIIAFKQGFHGRTFFTVTVGGQAAYSDGFGPKPGAIDHAEYNNLDSLKALISDKTCAVMMEPLQGEGGIVSPTPEFVKGVRELCDQHNALLIFDEVQTGIGRLGSLYAYEELGVTPDILTSAKGLGGGFPIGAMLTTTDIAKHLKIGTHGSTYGGNPLACAVGEAVLDTVNKPEVFDAVKAKHQLYVDGLNAINEKYNVFTEVRGKGLLIGAVLNENYQGKAKDFLVAAMEEGVMTLVAGANIVRFAPSLVIPDEDIAEGLARFEKAVAKLAS; this is encoded by the coding sequence ATGTCAGAACATTTTCCTGTTGGTCGCGAATTATTTGATGATGTAATGGTGCCAAACTACGCACCTTCAGCGGTTATTCCAGTGCGTGGTCAAGGCTCTCGAGTGTGGGATCAACAAGATAGAGAATTTATCGATTTTGCTGGTGGTATCGCGGTAAATTGTTTAGGTCATTGTCACCCAGCACTTGTCAGTGCATTAAAAGAGCAAGGTGAGAAAATTTGGCACTTATCAAATGTTATGACAAACGAGCCAGCATTACGTTTAGCCAAAAAACTTGTCGACAACACTTTTGCTGACAAAGTTTACTTTTCAAACTCTGGCGCAGAGTCTAACGAAGCGGCATTAAAGCTAGCTCGTCGTTGGGCATTAGATGTTCACGGTGAAGAGAAATCACAAATCATTGCCTTTAAACAAGGTTTCCACGGCCGTACATTCTTTACGGTAACAGTTGGTGGTCAAGCAGCTTATTCTGATGGTTTTGGCCCTAAGCCAGGTGCAATCGATCACGCAGAATACAACAACTTAGATAGCTTAAAAGCACTTATCTCAGACAAAACTTGTGCTGTTATGATGGAACCTCTTCAAGGTGAAGGTGGTATCGTTTCTCCTACACCAGAATTTGTTAAAGGTGTGCGTGAATTATGTGATCAACACAACGCACTATTAATTTTTGATGAAGTACAAACAGGTATTGGCCGTTTAGGTAGCTTATATGCATACGAAGAATTAGGCGTAACACCTGATATCTTAACTTCAGCTAAAGGCCTAGGTGGCGGTTTCCCAATCGGCGCTATGCTAACGACTACAGATATTGCTAAGCACTTAAAAATTGGTACTCACGGTAGCACTTACGGTGGTAACCCATTAGCGTGTGCGGTAGGTGAAGCTGTTTTAGATACGGTAAACAAACCAGAAGTTTTCGACGCTGTTAAAGCTAAGCATCAGCTTTACGTTGACGGCTTAAATGCTATCAACGAAAAGTACAACGTATTCACAGAAGTTCGTGGTAAAGGTTTATTAATTGGTGCCGTATTAAACGAAAACTACCAAGGTAAAGCAAAAGACTTCTTAGTTGCAGCAATGGAAGAAGGTGTAATGACACTTGTTGCTGGCGCTAATATTGTTCGTTTTGCTCCTTCATTAGTGATCCCTGATGAAGACATTGCTGAAGGTTTAGCACGCTTTGAAAAAGCTGTTGCTAAATTAGCAAGCTAA
- a CDS encoding HDOD domain-containing protein: MEIFQTSDSLLSIYRRAISLAISKDYAEQLSGKVDTVEHQDSEQENRRRELLDVEVQAQQEKIIADHGEAHFRQQIMGTFYNQVNSQINSDFDNKAHLYHSVLGIEDAAPTILEMLAKRATSINKIYPLAGSLSWLTNDLINLVNKPQYRKRADVQVTDGKLALSYIGLDNLKLVMPTFILKHWLPNSTAPYGLMKRKLWNDSLSVALAAKALASDKDMDTFSAFTTGMLSNIGQLAVTRCFLTTFHEMHTAELRKAYDDKDKRLHNVLVQIEASPDILLEQIIMRSAKLSADLIEQMHFERLQITEAVFDLAYAQSIDKMCPIAQLVAKAKAFVVFRSLAKDDLIDADETKALLSSVKLSPSEITLLKKSDIDHIKLNFS, from the coding sequence ATGGAAATATTTCAAACCTCTGATTCTCTTTTATCTATCTATCGCCGCGCCATCAGCCTTGCGATAAGTAAAGACTATGCCGAACAACTTAGCGGCAAAGTAGATACAGTAGAGCACCAAGACAGTGAGCAAGAAAACCGCCGTAGAGAGCTACTTGATGTTGAAGTTCAAGCTCAGCAAGAAAAAATCATTGCCGATCATGGTGAAGCACACTTTCGCCAGCAAATCATGGGCACTTTTTATAATCAAGTAAATAGCCAAATTAATAGTGACTTTGATAATAAAGCGCACTTGTATCATAGTGTTCTAGGTATAGAAGATGCTGCGCCAACCATATTAGAAATGCTGGCCAAACGTGCTACCTCTATTAATAAAATTTACCCGCTAGCCGGCTCTTTAAGCTGGCTGACAAACGATTTAATTAATTTAGTCAATAAACCCCAGTACCGTAAAAGAGCTGATGTACAAGTAACCGACGGCAAGCTAGCCCTTAGCTATATAGGTTTAGATAACTTAAAGTTAGTTATGCCAACCTTTATTCTAAAACACTGGTTACCCAACAGCACTGCCCCTTATGGTTTAATGAAACGTAAGCTATGGAACGACAGTTTATCTGTAGCGCTGGCAGCAAAGGCGCTCGCTAGCGATAAAGACATGGACACCTTTAGTGCCTTTACCACAGGTATGCTATCAAATATTGGTCAGCTTGCTGTAACACGCTGTTTCCTTACCACCTTTCACGAAATGCATACCGCTGAGCTTAGAAAGGCGTATGACGATAAAGATAAACGCTTACATAATGTCTTAGTACAAATAGAAGCATCGCCTGATATTTTGCTAGAGCAAATTATTATGCGTAGTGCCAAATTATCTGCCGATTTAATTGAGCAAATGCATTTTGAACGCCTACAAATCACCGAAGCTGTGTTTGATTTAGCCTATGCACAAAGTATTGACAAAATGTGCCCTATTGCACAACTCGTGGCAAAAGCCAAAGCCTTTGTTGTTTTTCGCAGTTTAGCAAAAGATGATTTAATCGATGCAGATGAAACTAAAGCCTTACTTAGCAGCGTAAAATTATCACCCAGTGAAATTACCCTACTTAAAAAGAGCGATATCGATCACATTAAGCTGAATTTCAGCTAA